One Pyrus communis chromosome 13, drPyrComm1.1, whole genome shotgun sequence genomic window carries:
- the LOC137712477 gene encoding pyruvate kinase 1, cytosolic, which produces MHSNHLLLEEPIRMASILEPSKATFFPAMTKIVGTLGPKSRSVEVIASCLNAGMSVARFDFSWGNREYHQETLENLKAAVKSTKKLCAVMLDTVGPELQVANKTGNPIALLGDGLVVLTPDRGQEPSSELLPINFDGLAKAVKTGDTIFVGQYLFTGSETTSVWLEVSEIKGEDVVCSVKNSATLAGSLFTLHASQIHIDLPTLSDQDNEVISSWGLQNKIDFLSLSYTRHAEDVRHARKFLNKLGDLGQTQIFAKIENMEGLTHFDEILQEADGIILSRGNLGIDLPPEKVFLFQKAALYKCNMAGKPAVVTRVVDSMTDNLRPTRAEATDVANAVLDGSDAILLGAETLRGLYPVDTISTVGRICAEAEKVFNQDLYFKRTVKYVGEPMTHLESIASSAVRAAIKVKASVIICFTSSGRAARLIAKYRPTMPVLSVVIPRLKTNQLKWSFTGAFEARQSLLVRGLYPMLADPRHPAESTSATNESVLKVALDHGKASGVVKSHDRVVVCQKVGDTSVVKIIELED; this is translated from the exons ATGCATTCGAATCACCTTCTTCTGGAAGAGCCAATCCGGATGGCTTCGATTCTCGAGCCGTCCAAGGCT ACTTTTTTCCCCGCAATGACGAAGATTGTGGGTACGCTCGGCCCCAAATCGCGATCCGTGGAGGTTATCGCTTCCTGCCTCAATGCTGGAATGTCTG TGGCCCGATTCGACTTCTCGTGGGGCAACCGGGAATATCACCAGGAGACTCTGGAGAATCTCAAGGCCGCTGTTAAGAGTACTAAGAAGCTTTGCGCT GTTATGTTGGACACTGTGGGTCCTGAGTTGCAAGTCGCCAACAAAACTGGGAATCCTATTGCCCTCCTCGGAGATGGACTCGTTGTTCTGACGCCAGATCGCGGACAAGAACCATCCTCAGAGCTGTTGCCCATCAACTTCGATGGATTGGCAAAG GCGGTGAAGACGGGAGATACCATTTTTGTTGGTCAGTACCTGTTCACGGGAAGTGAAACGACTTCTGTATGGTTGGag GTTTCTGAAATAAAAGGAGAAGATGTCGTTTGTTCCGTAAAGAATTCTGCAACATTGGCAGGTTCATTGTTCACTTTGCATGCATCTCAAATTCACATTGACCTGCCTACTCTCTCTGATCAAGATAATGAG GTTATAAGTAGTTGGGGGCTTCAAAACAAAATCGACTTTCTCTCATTGTCTTATACGAGGCATGCAGAAGATGTCCGCCAT GCTCGTAAGTTCCTTAATAAGTTGGGCGACCTTGGTCAGACACAAATTTTTGCTAAGATTGAGAATATGGAG GGTTTAACCCATTTTGATGAGATTCTGCAAGAAGCTGATGGCATCATCCTATCCCGTGGGAACCTGGGCATTGATCTCCCACCAGAGAAG GTCTTTTTATTTCAAAAGGCTGCCCTTTACAAGTGTAACATGGCTGGAAAGCCTGCTGTGGTTACTCGTGTTGTGGATAGTATGACTGACAACTTGAGGCCAACCCGTGCTGAAGCAACAGATGTTGCAAATGCTGTATTGGATG GAAGTGATGCAATTCTTCTGGGTGCCGAGACTCTTCGTGGTTTGTACCCTGTTGATACAATCTCCACTGTTGGTAGAATTTGTGCTGAG GCAGAGAAGGTTTTCAACCAAGACTTGTATTTTAAGAGGACTGTCAAATATGTTGGAGAGCCAATGACACACTTGGAATCTATTGCGTCCTCTGCG GTACGAGCAGCGATTAAGGTGAAGGCATCTGTTATTATTTGCTTCACTTCTTCAGGAAGGGCTGCGAG ATTGATTGCAAAGTATCGACCCACAATGCCAGTTCTTTCAGTTGTCATTCCCCGGCTCAAGACAAATCAGCTGAAGTGGAGCTTTACTGGAGCCTTCGAG GCAAGGCAATCGCTTTTAGTCAGGGGTCTGTACCCTATGCTTGCTGATCCTCGACATCCT GCCGAGTCTACCAGTGCAACAAACGAGTCAGTTCTGAAGGTTGCCCTTGATCATGGAAAGGCATCCGGAGTGGTGAAGTCACACGATCGAGTAGTCGTTTGCCAGAAAGTTGGTGATACCTCTGTGGTCAAGATTATAGAGCTTGAAGATTAG
- the LOC137712478 gene encoding trihelix transcription factor DF1-like — translation MEANGLFTGMLGLEMPLHQNPQNPPNPQNPHNPMHQPQMVPYAPHHDPDPHQNPHQSVKQGYPFAPKSKQIALSDDDEPGFGADDKRKISPWQRMKWTDTMVRLLIMAVFYIGDEASDGPDPTGKKKPAGGLLQKKGKWKSVSRAMMEKGFYVSPQQCEDKFNDLNKRYKRVNDILGKGTACQVVENQGLLEKMDLAPKMKEEVRKLLNSKHLFFREMCAYHNSCGHGTVGGASNGAHNSPPEAATEPSEIPPQQQQQRCFHSSENAQAVANSGRSETEGSKMVVGGSGGEDEDEDDEDDDSVDEDDEEEDEVVGGGCRGQIGHGNHEDDDDNNDERAPRKMARKEGCRAGSASSSQLMQQLSCEMRVVMQDVTKTPWEKQQWLKTRLIQLEEQQVSYQYQAFELEKQRLKWIKYSGKKERDMERAKLENERRRLENERMLLLVRRKELELHHQQQQQQNSSNKRSDPSSLTG, via the coding sequence ATGGAAGCAAATGGGCTGTTTACTGGAATGCTTGGCCTAGAAATGCCCTTGCACCAAAATCCCCAAAACCCCCCAAATCCCCAAAACCCTCACAACCCTATGCACCAACCCCAAATGGTTCCCTATGCCCCCCACCATGACCCTGACCCCCACCAAAACCCTCACCAATCTGTGAAACAGGGCTACCCATTTGCCCCCAAATCCAAGCAGATTGCCCTGAGTGACGATGACGAACCCGGTTTCGGTGCTGATGACAAGAGGAAGATATCGCCGTGGCAGAGAATGAAGTGGACCGACACCATGGTGAGGCTTCTGATCATGGCTGTGTTTTACATTGGTGATGAGGCGTCCGATGGCCCTGATCCTACGGGCAAGAAGAAGCCTGCTGGTGGATTGCTGCAGAAGAAAGGGAAGTGGAAATCGGTGTCCCGGGCTATGATGGAGAAGGGTTTCTATGTGTCTCCTCAGCAGTGTGAGGATAAGTTCAATGACTTGAACAAGAGGTATAAGAGGGTCAATGATATTCTTGGAAAGGGGACGGCCTGCCAGGTTGTGGAGAATCAGGGCTTGTTGGAAAAGATGGATTTGGCACCGAAGATGAAGGAAGAAGTTCGTAAATTGTTGAATTCGAAGCACCTGTTTTTCAGAGAAATGTGTGCTTATCATAACAGTTGCGGTCATGGAACTGTTGGTGGCGCGTCCAATGGTGCGCATAACTCACCGCCGGAGGCGGCCACAGAGCCGTCTGAGATTCCaccgcagcagcagcagcagaggTGCTTTCATTCATCAGAAAATGCCCAAGCGGTTGCCAATTCAGGAAGGTCAGAGACTGAGGGATCCAAAATGGTAGTAGGAGGAAGTGGCGGCGAGGACGAAGATGAAGACGACGAGGATGATGATTCTGTGGAcgaagatgatgaagaggagGACGAGGTGGTTGGAGGTGGTTGTAGAGGTCAAATTGGGCATGGAAATCACGAAGATGACGATGACAACAATGATGAAAGAGCGCCGCGGAAAATGGCAAGAAAGGAAGGGTGCCGTGCGGGGTCCGCCTCATCGAGCCAATTAATGCAGCAACTGAGCTGCGAGATGAGGGTTGTGATGCAAGATGTCACGAAGACCCCGTGGGAGAAGCAGCAGTGGTTGAAAACGAGGCTGATACAATTGGAGGAACAGCAAGTGAGCTACCAATACCAAGCTTTCGAGCTCGAGAAGCAGAGGCTAAAGTGGATCAAGTACAGTGGGAAGAAGGAAAGGGATATGGAGAGGGCCAAGCTTGAGAACGAGAGAAGGCGGCTGGAGAACGAGAGGATGCTGTTGCTCGTGCGCCGCAAGGAGCTGGAGCTTCatcaccagcagcagcagcagcagaattCTTCAAACAAGAGAAGCGATCCATCTTCGCTGACGGGATAG